A single Panthera uncia isolate 11264 chromosome E2 unlocalized genomic scaffold, Puncia_PCG_1.0 HiC_scaffold_19, whole genome shotgun sequence DNA region contains:
- the ZNF135 gene encoding zinc finger protein 135, protein MTAGLLTAGAPEQVTFEDVVVDFTQEEWGQLEPAQRILYRDVMLETFRLLVSVDLETRPQTKVSTPTQDITEGIRTSALAERFLWDSLWYSEGDDAEGCRGQSRESRVVKTPMQQQQQQQQGDGFGGNFSLSPRFPTQPMTPERQGLHVPGTRAGRGKPDPGLHAEQKTHAKAKPYACQACGKAFGHSSALLEHHRTHTGERPYECPECGKGFRNSSALTKHQRIHTGEKPYRCPQCGKTFNQIAPLVQHQRTHTGEKPYECGECGKAFSFRSSFSQHERTHTGEKPYECXXXXSQHERTHTGEKPYECGQCGKAFRQSTHLTQHQRVHTGERPYECGDCGKAFGHSSSLTKHQRIHTGEKPYECRECGRAFSQLAPLVQHQRTHTGEKPYECNACGRAFSQSSLLVEHQRIHTKEKPYGCNECGKSFSHSSSLSQHERTHTGEKPYECRDCGKSFRQSTHLTQHRRIHTGEKPYECRDCGKAFTHSSSLTKHQRTHTG, encoded by the exons atGACTGCTGGGCTCCTCACTGCCGGGGCCCCG GAGCAAGTGACCTTTGAGGACGTGGTTGTGGACTTCACCCAGGAGGAGTGGGGGCAGCTGGAGCCCGCCCAGAGGATCCTGTACCGCGATGTGATGCTGGAGACCTTCAGGCTCCTGGTCTCCGTGG atttggAAACCAGACCCCAAACCAAAGTGTCCACCCCAACTCAAGACATCACTGAAGGAATACGTACCAGTGCCCTGGCAGAAAGGTTCCTGTGGGATAGTCTGTGGTACTCAGAGGGTGACGATGCAGAGGGCTGCCGCGGACAGAGTCGAGAGAGCCGTGTGGTGAAGACACCcatgcagcagcagcagcagcagcagcagggggaTGGGTTTGGGGGAAACTTCAGTCTGAGCCCCCGCTTCCCAACTCAGCCCATGACTCCAGAAAGGCAAGGCCTCCACGTGCCGGGGACGCGCGCGGGGAGGGGGAAGCCAGACCCAGGGCTCCACGCCGAGCAGAAAACACACGCAAAAGCGAAGCCCTACGCGTGTCAGGCGTGCGGCAAGGCCTTCGGTCACAGCTCGGCACTCCTCGAGCACCACCGAACGCACACGGGAGAGAGGCCTTACGAGTGTCCCGAATGCGGGAAAGGCTTCCGAAACAGCTCGGCGCTCACCAAACACCAGAGGATCCACACCGGCGAGAAACCTTACCGGTGCCCCCAGTGTGGGAAGACCTTCAACCAGATCGCCCCGCTGGTCCAGCACCAGAGGACCCACACGGGCGAGAAGCCGTACGAGTGCGGCGAGTGCGGCAAGGCCTTCAGCTTCCGCTCGTCCTTCAGCCAGCACGAGCGCACGCACACCGGGGAGAAGCCGTACGAGTGCNNNNNNNNNNTCAGCCAGCACGAGCGCACGCACACCGGGGAGAAGCCGTACGAGTGCGGCCAGTGCGGCAAGGCCTTCCGCCAGAGCACGCACCTCACCCAGCACCAGAGGGTCCACACCGGGGAGAGGCCGTACGAGTGCGGCGACTGCGGCAAGGCCTTCGGCCACAGCTCGTCCCTGACCAAGCACCAGCGCATccacacgggcgagaagccctACGAGTGCCGCGAGTGCGGCCGGGCCTTCAGCCAGCTGGCCCCGCTCGTGCAGCACCAGAGGACgcacacgggcgagaagccgTACGAGTGTAACGCGTGCGGCAGGGCCTTCAGCCAGAGCTCCCTTCTCGTGGAACACCAGAGGATCCACACCAAGGAAAAGCCCTACGGCTGCAATGAGTGCGGAAAATCCTTCAGTCACAGCTCGTCGCTCAGCCAGCACGAGCGCACAcacaccggggagaagccctATGAGTGTCGGGACTGTGGGAAATCGTTCAGGCAGAGCACCCACCTCACGCAGCACCGGCGGATCCACACGGGAGAGAAGCCATATGAGTGCAGGGACTGCGGGAAGGCCTTCACACACAGCTCGTCCCTCACCAAGCACCAGAGAACTCATACTGGGTAG